A genomic region of Anas acuta chromosome 1, bAnaAcu1.1, whole genome shotgun sequence contains the following coding sequences:
- the TBX19 gene encoding T-box transcription factor TBX19 isoform X2 produces the protein MADLGCKKPSDCTVSRLLSVVESELRAGRDKGDPTEKQLQVVLEDATLWQRFREVTNEMIVTKNGRRMFPVLKISVSGLDPNAMYSFLLDFAPTDGHRWKYVNGEWVPAGKPEPPNHSCVYIHPDSPNFGAHWMKAAISFSKVKLTNKLNGSGQIMLNSLHKYEPQVHIVRVGGPHRMVMNCSFPETQFIAVTAYQNEEITALKIKYNPFAKAFLDAKERNHPKDAPEAVSEGQHMTYSHLGGWLISNPDTVCASGSSNYQYGGPLPLPAPHTPHGCERYSALRGHRAAPYPPSYMQRNHSPTVNLLESSSNNLQVFSGHDSWTLPSSPHGNLLSVPHTKGAASPGPSHYPCLWTVSNSAVNVTNPGSEVNSSTSSMFLRGNVPLPTASSSVQIPLQGTVSGSMEAQGETTLARLADSAWTSSHSF, from the exons ATGGCAGACCTGGGCTGCAAAAAGCCCAGTGACTGCACTGTCTCCAGGCTACTCAGCGTAGTGGAGAGCGAACTCCGGGCTGGGAGAGACAAAGGCGACCCCACTGAGAAGCAGCTCCAGGTCGTCTTAGAGGACGCTACGCTCTGGCAGAGGTTCAGGGAAGTCACCAATGAGATGATCGTGACCAAGAACGGCAG GCGGATGTTCCCTGTTTTGAAGATCAGTGTGTCAGGCCTGGACCCGAACGCCATGTATTCCTTCCTGTTGGACTTTGCCCCGACTGACGGCCACCGCTGGAAGTACGTCAATGGAGAATGGGTGCCAGCTGGGAAACCAGAGCCACCAAACCACAGCTGTGTCTACATCCACCCAGATTCTCCCAACTTTGGGGCCCACTGGATGAAAGCTGccatttccttcagcaaagtCAAACTTACCAACAAGCTCAATGGGAGTGGGCAG ataaTGTTGAACTCTCTGCACAAATACGAGCCCCAGGTACACATAGTTCGTGTAGGAGGCCCCCACCGGATGGTGATGAACTGTTCCTTCCCTGAGACTCAGTTCATAGCTGTGACTGCCTATCAAAATGAAGAG ATAACTGCTCTCAAAATCAAGTATAATCCCTTTGCCAAAGCCTTCCTGGATGCGAAAGAAAG aaaccaTCCCAAGGATGCTCCAGAAGCAGTCTCTGAAGGTCAACATATGACATATTCTCACT TGGGTGGCTGGTTGATTTCCAACCCAGATACAGTGTGTGCGTCAGGAAGCTCTAATTATCAGTACGGTGGACCCTTGCCTCTGCCAGCTCCGCACACTCCCCATGGTTGTGAGCGATATTCAGCACTTCGAGGTCATCGGGCTGCTCCATACCCACCTTCCTACATGCAAAGAAATCATTCACCTACAG TGAATTTATTGGAAAGCTCCAGCAATAATCTTCAGGTATTCTCAGGACATGACAGCTGGACTTTGCCATCCTCTCCACATGGTAATTTGCTCTCAGTGCCACACACCaagggagctgccagccctgggccCAG ccacTACCCTTGTCTGTGGACAGTGAGCAACAGTGCTGTAAATGTCACCAATCCAGGAAGTGAGGTGAACAGCAGCACTTCAAGCATGTTTCTGAGGGGTAATGTCCCCTTACCCACGGCATCTTCATCAGTCCAAATCCCTCTGCAGGGAACTGTGTCTGGCAGCATGGAAGCACAAGGGGAAACCACACTAGCCAGGCTAGCCGACTCTGCGTGGACATCctcacactccttttaa
- the TBX19 gene encoding T-box transcription factor TBX19 isoform X1 yields MIVSHLVTMLLGKCHYLFLQMSSSGRFNFQPRNNPSDICEQPPEVSGSQVVMADLGCKKPSDCTVSRLLSVVESELRAGRDKGDPTEKQLQVVLEDATLWQRFREVTNEMIVTKNGRRMFPVLKISVSGLDPNAMYSFLLDFAPTDGHRWKYVNGEWVPAGKPEPPNHSCVYIHPDSPNFGAHWMKAAISFSKVKLTNKLNGSGQIMLNSLHKYEPQVHIVRVGGPHRMVMNCSFPETQFIAVTAYQNEEITALKIKYNPFAKAFLDAKERNHPKDAPEAVSEGQHMTYSHLGGWLISNPDTVCASGSSNYQYGGPLPLPAPHTPHGCERYSALRGHRAAPYPPSYMQRNHSPTVNLLESSSNNLQVFSGHDSWTLPSSPHGNLLSVPHTKGAASPGPSHYPCLWTVSNSAVNVTNPGSEVNSSTSSMFLRGNVPLPTASSSVQIPLQGTVSGSMEAQGETTLARLADSAWTSSHSF; encoded by the exons ATGATTGTCAGTCACCTTGTTACTATGTTACTTGGTAAATGCCACTACCTTTTCCTCCAAATGTCAAGTTCGGGGAGATTTAACTTCCAGCCAAGAAATAACCCATCTGACATCTGCGAACAG CCACCCGAAGTTTCTGGCAGTCAAGTCGTCATGGCAGACCTGGGCTGCAAAAAGCCCAGTGACTGCACTGTCTCCAGGCTACTCAGCGTAGTGGAGAGCGAACTCCGGGCTGGGAGAGACAAAGGCGACCCCACTGAGAAGCAGCTCCAGGTCGTCTTAGAGGACGCTACGCTCTGGCAGAGGTTCAGGGAAGTCACCAATGAGATGATCGTGACCAAGAACGGCAG GCGGATGTTCCCTGTTTTGAAGATCAGTGTGTCAGGCCTGGACCCGAACGCCATGTATTCCTTCCTGTTGGACTTTGCCCCGACTGACGGCCACCGCTGGAAGTACGTCAATGGAGAATGGGTGCCAGCTGGGAAACCAGAGCCACCAAACCACAGCTGTGTCTACATCCACCCAGATTCTCCCAACTTTGGGGCCCACTGGATGAAAGCTGccatttccttcagcaaagtCAAACTTACCAACAAGCTCAATGGGAGTGGGCAG ataaTGTTGAACTCTCTGCACAAATACGAGCCCCAGGTACACATAGTTCGTGTAGGAGGCCCCCACCGGATGGTGATGAACTGTTCCTTCCCTGAGACTCAGTTCATAGCTGTGACTGCCTATCAAAATGAAGAG ATAACTGCTCTCAAAATCAAGTATAATCCCTTTGCCAAAGCCTTCCTGGATGCGAAAGAAAG aaaccaTCCCAAGGATGCTCCAGAAGCAGTCTCTGAAGGTCAACATATGACATATTCTCACT TGGGTGGCTGGTTGATTTCCAACCCAGATACAGTGTGTGCGTCAGGAAGCTCTAATTATCAGTACGGTGGACCCTTGCCTCTGCCAGCTCCGCACACTCCCCATGGTTGTGAGCGATATTCAGCACTTCGAGGTCATCGGGCTGCTCCATACCCACCTTCCTACATGCAAAGAAATCATTCACCTACAG TGAATTTATTGGAAAGCTCCAGCAATAATCTTCAGGTATTCTCAGGACATGACAGCTGGACTTTGCCATCCTCTCCACATGGTAATTTGCTCTCAGTGCCACACACCaagggagctgccagccctgggccCAG ccacTACCCTTGTCTGTGGACAGTGAGCAACAGTGCTGTAAATGTCACCAATCCAGGAAGTGAGGTGAACAGCAGCACTTCAAGCATGTTTCTGAGGGGTAATGTCCCCTTACCCACGGCATCTTCATCAGTCCAAATCCCTCTGCAGGGAACTGTGTCTGGCAGCATGGAAGCACAAGGGGAAACCACACTAGCCAGGCTAGCCGACTCTGCGTGGACATCctcacactccttttaa